One Dioscorea cayenensis subsp. rotundata cultivar TDr96_F1 chromosome 17, TDr96_F1_v2_PseudoChromosome.rev07_lg8_w22 25.fasta, whole genome shotgun sequence DNA window includes the following coding sequences:
- the LOC120280109 gene encoding 13-hydroxylupanine O-tigloyltransferase-like: MAKLRFPVVIGEAELILPDSPTPVEFKYLSNLDDLIFFRHHMPFIHYYNSRHEGELCDPAAVIRRALSKALVHYYPLAGRLRHGENGKLVVDCCAEGVVFRDVEADVTLEQLKMVAGGLRPPSPYLSEFLVDDVKGGAFITDSPLLCMQVTRLKCGGFVLAYRVNHCICDAYGAFQFIKYLSELVREPNRSSPTQPPVWSRELLVPNSTPCPLFPHTEYHLNINSKHDTSKLMRTQKLTQTSIFLTGHDVFALKSKINKPKTTTFEVITALLWRAWACFLALDCETRLVFPIDTRRSHTPVLPVGYYGVALITPCTIIHAKQLVSQPLSFAVGLISELKSKVQDHKEYRSSAIDFIEMNGRSRFCNKVAFAVSDLSKLRFDKVDMGWGQCLYGGFARAGVGDVPGLMVAPLVRYKREEDGLEGLLAIVSLPPQAVDVFQKEVRREIDSSYAFTSSL, from the exons ATGGCCAAGTTAAGATTTCCAGTAGTGATTGGAGAAGCAGAGCTCATCTTGCCGGATTCTCCAACTCCGGTGGAATTCAAATACTTATCAAACTTAGATGACCTTATCTTCTTTCGCCATCACATGCCTTTCATTCATTACTATAACTCAAGGCATGAAGGTGAACTGTGTGACCCTGCAGCAGTGATCCGGAGAGCTTTGTCTAAGGCTTTGGTGCATTACTACCCACTCGCTGGCCGGCTAAGGCATGGTGAGAATGGGAAGCTTGTTGTGGATTGTTGTGCTGAAGGTGTTGTCTTCCGAGATGTTGAAGCTGATGTGACTTTGGAGCAGTTGAAGATGGTGGCTGGAGGGCTCCGGCCACCATCCCCATATTTAAGTGAGTTCTTAGTTGATGATGTTAAGGGTGGTGCCTTTATTACTGACTCTCCATTGCTGTGCATGCAA gTGACAAGGTTGAAATGCGGAGGATTTGTGCTAGCATACAGAGTAAATCACTGCATATGTGATGCATATGGTGCTTTTCAATTCATCAAATATCTCTCTGAATTGGTTCGTGAACCCAACCGGTCTAGTCCAACCCAACCACCAGTTTGGTCTCGTGAACTACTCGTCCCAAACTCCACTCCTTGTCCGTTATTCCCCCACACAGAGTACCATCTAAACATAAACTCCAAACATGACACATCCAAACTCATGAGAACACAGAAACTAACACAAACCTCAATCTTTTTAACTGGACATGATGTATTTGCACTCAAATCCAAGATCAACAAACCCAAAACCACAACCTTTGAAGTGATAACAGCGTTGCTCTGGCGTGCATGGGCATGTTTTCTAGCCTTAGATTGTGAAACAAGGCTTGTATTCCCAATAGACACAAGAAGGAGCCACACACCTGTCCTACCTGTTGGCTATTACGGTGTGGCCTTGATCACCCCATGCACCATTATCCATGCCAAGCAGCTTGTGTCTCAGCCGTTGAGCTTTGCAGTGGGGCTGATATCAGAGTTGAAAAGCAAAGTACAAGATCACAAAGAGTACCGGTCTTCGGCCATAGACTTCATTGAGATGAATGGAAGGTCTAGGTTCTGTAACAAGGTGGCGTTTGCTGTGTCGGATCTAAGTAAGCTGAGGTTTGATAAAGTGGACATGGGATGGGGACAATGTTTGTATGGTGGGTTTGCAAGGGCAGGTGTAGGGGATGTGCCTGGCTTGATGGTGGCACCATTGGTGAGGTATAAAAGAGAGGAGGATGGGTTGGAGGGTTTGCTTGCCATTGTCTCATTGCCTCCTCAGGCTGTGGATGTGTTTCAAAAGGAGGTGCGTCGTGAGATTGATAGCTCTTATGCCTTCACATCCTCTCTCTAG